The following are from one region of the Nitrospirota bacterium genome:
- the map gene encoding type I methionyl aminopeptidase: MIIIKSDDEIKKISKASKIVAEILEKIGDFIKPGITTKDLELFSESLIKQHGATPAFKGYRGYPSSLCVSINNEVVHGIPSPKRVVKDGDIVSVDLGVVYKGFIGDAAKTYAVGKVKQDAVRLLAVTEESLYKGINEAVSGKRVSDISHAIQSYVESNGYSVVRTFVGHGVGRDLHEEPQIPNYGAPHKGPRLKRGMVLAIEPMVNIGGHEVKVLEDGWTAITGDGTLSAHFEHTVLVTEGEPEVLTVLKN, encoded by the coding sequence GTGATTATAATAAAGTCAGATGATGAAATTAAAAAAATATCAAAGGCATCTAAAATAGTAGCTGAGATATTGGAGAAAATTGGAGATTTTATAAAACCTGGAATAACAACTAAGGATTTAGAATTGTTTTCAGAAAGTTTAATTAAACAACACGGGGCAACCCCAGCGTTTAAAGGCTACAGAGGATATCCGTCAAGTCTGTGTGTTTCGATAAACAATGAAGTAGTGCACGGCATACCGTCGCCTAAACGTGTGGTGAAGGATGGAGACATAGTGAGCGTTGACTTAGGAGTGGTTTATAAGGGATTTATAGGGGATGCGGCAAAGACCTATGCTGTTGGAAAGGTAAAACAGGATGCTGTGAGACTGCTTGCAGTGACAGAGGAGTCTCTTTATAAGGGAATTAATGAGGCAGTGTCTGGAAAAAGGGTGTCAGATATATCACATGCAATTCAGAGTTATGTTGAAAGTAACGGATACTCTGTGGTTAGGACGTTTGTTGGCCATGGGGTAGGCAGAGACCTTCATGAAGAGCCTCAGATACCTAATTACGGTGCGCCCCACAAGGGCCCCAGGCTAAAGCGAGGTATGGTTTTAGCAATAGAACCGATGGTAAACATTGGCGGGCATGAGGTGAAAGTTCTTGAGGATGGTTGGACAGCAATTACAGGGGACGGGACACTCTCTGCACATTTTGAACACACGGTATTGGTTACCGAGGGAGAGCCGGAGGTGTTGACGGTGTTGAAAAATTGA
- the secY gene encoding preprotein translocase subunit SecY — protein sequence MGTLSSFRNIFRIEELKKRVLFTFALLIVYRIGAHVPTPGINGEQLSKFLTDKGGALMGFFDMFSGGALSRVTIFALGIMPYISASIIFQLLTVVIPAVAKLAKEGEEGRKKITQYTRYGTVVISMVQSFGISVGLETMANGQFIQHPGWGFRILTMLTLTAGTAFIMWLGEQITERGIGNGISLIIFAGIVARLPNAIITTGRLIKAGELSIILVLIVVVMMIAVIAGIIYMERGQRKLPVQYAKRVVGRKVYGGQSTHLPLKINTSGVIPPIFASSIIMFPATIAGFIAVPWVQAFAKQLSPGSALHDLMYVMMIVFFCYFYTAIVFNPVDISDNLKKYGGYIPGIRPGKNTSDYIFRVLSRLTFVGAIYLSVVCVLPSILISRFKVPFYFGGTSLLIVIGVALDTVSQIESHLLTRSYDGLLKKGKLKGRRG from the coding sequence TTGGGAACACTTTCAAGTTTTAGAAACATATTCAGAATAGAGGAATTAAAAAAGAGGGTATTATTTACTTTTGCTCTTCTTATCGTTTATAGAATCGGTGCACATGTGCCGACACCAGGGATAAATGGCGAACAGTTAAGCAAATTTCTTACCGATAAGGGCGGCGCTCTTATGGGCTTTTTTGATATGTTTTCTGGTGGCGCTCTTTCCAGAGTGACAATTTTTGCCCTTGGTATAATGCCCTACATTAGCGCCTCCATTATTTTTCAACTCCTTACTGTGGTAATTCCGGCCGTTGCAAAGCTTGCAAAGGAGGGTGAGGAGGGCCGCAAGAAAATTACGCAATATACTCGTTATGGCACAGTTGTAATCAGCATGGTCCAGTCGTTTGGCATATCCGTGGGGCTTGAAACAATGGCTAACGGGCAGTTCATTCAGCACCCTGGCTGGGGCTTTAGGATTCTAACGATGTTGACACTTACCGCAGGCACAGCCTTTATAATGTGGCTTGGTGAGCAGATAACTGAAAGAGGCATAGGTAACGGTATTTCGCTGATAATCTTTGCTGGTATTGTGGCAAGGCTTCCCAATGCGATAATAACCACTGGCAGACTCATAAAAGCTGGTGAGTTATCAATCATACTGGTGCTGATAGTGGTTGTCATGATGATAGCGGTTATAGCGGGTATAATTTATATGGAAAGAGGGCAGAGAAAGCTGCCTGTTCAGTATGCTAAACGTGTTGTTGGAAGGAAAGTCTATGGTGGGCAAAGCACACATCTGCCGCTTAAAATCAACACCTCAGGGGTTATCCCTCCAATATTTGCATCCTCAATAATAATGTTTCCGGCAACCATCGCAGGTTTTATAGCAGTGCCATGGGTGCAAGCTTTTGCTAAGCAATTGTCTCCTGGGTCAGCCCTTCATGATTTAATGTATGTGATGATGATAGTGTTTTTCTGCTATTTTTACACTGCAATAGTGTTTAATCCCGTGGATATATCGGATAATCTTAAGAAATACGGCGGTTATATCCCAGGAATCAGGCCGGGCAAAAACACCTCAGATTACATATTCAGGGTGCTTTCACGGCTGACATTTGTTGGCGCCATCTACCTTTCCGTTGTCTGTGTGCTGCCAAGCATACTAATAAGCAGGTTTAAGGTGCCATTTTATTTTGGCGGCACTTCGCTTCTGATTGTAATAGGAGTAGCACTTGATACAGTGTCACAGATAGAGTCACACCTTCTTACCAGATCATACGACGGCCTTCTTAAAAAGGGAAAACTGAAAGGAAGACGAGGGTAG
- the rplO gene encoding 50S ribosomal protein L15, whose amino-acid sequence MNINELSPAEGSTKSVKRIGRGTGSGRGKTSGKGHKGQKARAGAGKRMGFEGGQMPLQRRLPKRGFKNIPFKTEYGIINVDDINALEDLNEITPEALFEMGVIKKFHSGLKVLGRGELTRPVKVVANVFSKTAQEKIAQAGGQAVVL is encoded by the coding sequence GTGAATATAAATGAGCTAAGCCCGGCTGAGGGCAGCACAAAGAGCGTAAAGCGAATAGGGCGCGGCACGGGCTCCGGTCGTGGCAAGACCTCGGGCAAGGGACATAAGGGACAGAAGGCGCGTGCCGGGGCTGGTAAAAGAATGGGATTTGAAGGCGGCCAGATGCCGTTACAAAGGAGGCTCCCTAAAAGGGGATTTAAGAATATTCCTTTTAAGACTGAGTATGGAATCATAAATGTGGACGATATAAATGCACTTGAGGACTTAAACGAGATAACTCCTGAAGCACTTTTTGAAATGGGGGTTATAAAGAAATTCCACAGTGGTTTAAAGGTGTTAGGCAGAGGCGAATTGACACGGCCAGTGAAGGTGGTGGCAAATGTTTTTAGTAAAACAGCACAAGAAAAAATAGCACAAGCCGGCGGACAGGCCGTCGTACTATAG
- the rpmD gene encoding 50S ribosomal protein L30, which produces MYRITQKRGYAGLTEQMRRTLAALGLRKPGMVVVKEDIPAIRGMIRKVSHLLTVEVLQTKS; this is translated from the coding sequence ATGTACAGGATAACGCAAAAGAGGGGCTATGCCGGATTAACGGAGCAAATGAGAAGGACTCTGGCGGCACTTGGCCTAAGAAAGCCCGGTATGGTGGTGGTGAAAGAGGATATCCCAGCTATAAGAGGGATGATTCGCAAGGTGTCACATTTACTTACGGTAGAGGTCTTGCAAACTAAAAGTTAA
- the rpsE gene encoding 30S ribosomal protein S5 — protein MVGRIEHEELDLQEKVVFINRVAKVVKGGRRFSFSALVVVGDGNGIVGVGKGKANEVPEAIRKAVEKAKKGLLKFPVKDGTIPHRIIGYCGSGMVVLNPGKEGTGLIAGGPVRAVLEVAGVHNVVAKSVGSTNAFNAVGATVDGLTKLKDTEAVLKLRGRTDENYHAKEAGK, from the coding sequence ATAGTGGGTAGAATAGAGCACGAAGAGTTGGACTTACAGGAAAAGGTGGTCTTTATAAACCGGGTGGCGAAGGTTGTTAAAGGCGGACGCAGATTTTCATTTAGCGCTCTTGTTGTAGTGGGAGATGGTAATGGAATAGTTGGAGTTGGCAAGGGTAAAGCTAATGAAGTGCCTGAGGCTATACGAAAAGCAGTTGAGAAAGCAAAAAAGGGGCTTCTTAAGTTTCCTGTTAAAGATGGTACGATACCTCACAGGATAATTGGCTACTGCGGCTCTGGAATGGTTGTGCTAAATCCTGGCAAAGAGGGAACAGGGTTAATAGCCGGCGGTCCTGTAAGAGCTGTTTTAGAAGTGGCTGGCGTTCATAACGTAGTGGCTAAATCAGTAGGTAGCACAAATGCTTTCAACGCAGTAGGAGCTACGGTTGATGGATTGACAAAGTTAAAAGATACCGAGGCAGTGTTGAAATTACGCGGGCGTACTGATGAAAATTATCACGCTAAAGAGGCAGGTAAGTGA
- a CDS encoding 50S ribosomal protein L18, with translation MNRDKIELRERRHLRVRKKVTGTQERPRLTVYKSLNHMYAQIIDDTVGRTLVSASTLEKEMRQSASHKGNVKSASLIGDIIAKRAKDKGIQKVVFDKGGFKYHGRVEAVARAAREAGLEF, from the coding sequence TTGAACAGAGATAAGATAGAATTAAGGGAAAGAAGACACTTAAGAGTAAGAAAGAAGGTTACTGGTACACAGGAAAGACCGAGGCTAACTGTCTATAAAAGCTTAAACCATATGTATGCCCAGATAATAGATGACACGGTAGGGCGTACGCTTGTGAGTGCGTCAACACTGGAGAAAGAAATGCGGCAGTCGGCAAGCCATAAGGGTAATGTTAAATCTGCCAGCCTGATAGGTGATATTATAGCCAAACGTGCTAAGGACAAGGGAATCCAGAAGGTGGTCTTTGATAAAGGCGGTTTTAAGTATCATGGCAGAGTTGAGGCCGTAGCTCGGGCAGCCAGAGAGGCAGGTCTTGAGTTTTAA
- the rplF gene encoding 50S ribosomal protein L6, with protein sequence MSRVGRKPIDIPAGVVVKIEGPEVVVTGPKGTLNWRRPEGVALTLSGNTLTVQRQSDSKEHRSLHGLTRTLISNMCTGVSAGFTRNMELVGVGYRALVKGDKIEFTVGYSHPVEMTLPAGITAEVDKKQTKLVLMGTDKEMLGQLAADIRSIRVPDAYKGKGIRYAEEVIKVKPGKTGTK encoded by the coding sequence ATGTCAAGAGTAGGAAGAAAACCGATAGATATACCGGCTGGTGTAGTGGTTAAGATAGAAGGCCCCGAGGTGGTTGTAACCGGACCCAAAGGAACATTAAACTGGCGCAGACCAGAGGGTGTGGCATTAACGCTATCCGGAAACACTTTAACCGTACAGCGCCAAAGTGACAGCAAAGAGCACAGATCGCTTCACGGGCTTACAAGAACCCTCATAAGTAATATGTGCACGGGAGTTTCCGCAGGATTTACACGCAACATGGAACTTGTAGGCGTTGGTTACAGGGCACTGGTTAAAGGAGATAAGATAGAATTCACTGTAGGTTATTCACATCCTGTAGAGATGACGCTGCCAGCCGGAATAACCGCAGAGGTCGATAAAAAGCAGACTAAGCTGGTTCTGATGGGAACTGATAAGGAGATGCTTGGGCAGCTTGCGGCAGATATAAGAAGTATCAGGGTGCCGGATGCGTATAAGGGAAAGGGCATACGGTATGCTGAAGAGGTCATAAAGGTAAAACCCGGCAAGACAGGCACTAAGTAG
- the rpsH gene encoding 30S ribosomal protein S8, producing MMMTDPIADMLTRIRNAIMIRAEKVDIPASRIKLEIAKLLKEEGFIRAYKILKDKKQGVLRVSLKYVENKSVITGLQKVSTPGRRVYRGYKDVESVMGGVGIAILSTPKGIVTDNTSRQDKVGGEVIAHIW from the coding sequence ATCATGATGACAGATCCAATAGCAGACATGCTGACAAGAATAAGAAACGCCATAATGATACGGGCTGAGAAGGTGGATATACCGGCGTCCCGGATTAAACTGGAAATAGCAAAGTTATTGAAAGAAGAGGGTTTTATACGGGCTTATAAGATATTAAAGGATAAAAAGCAGGGAGTGTTGCGAGTGTCTTTGAAGTACGTTGAAAACAAAAGCGTTATAACCGGACTCCAAAAAGTCAGCACTCCGGGCCGCAGAGTATATAGGGGTTACAAGGACGTTGAAAGTGTGATGGGAGGCGTTGGTATTGCAATACTCAGTACGCCTAAGGGAATTGTGACGGATAATACAAGCAGGCAGGATAAAGTGGGCGGTGAGGTAATAGCCCATATCTGGTAA
- a CDS encoding type Z 30S ribosomal protein S14, whose translation MAKTCMREKCKRPSKFKVRAYNRCQLCGRPRGYLRKFGLCRICFRMLALQGKVPGVVKSSW comes from the coding sequence ATGGCAAAGACGTGTATGAGAGAGAAGTGTAAGAGGCCGTCAAAGTTTAAAGTGAGGGCATACAACAGGTGTCAGTTGTGCGGGAGACCTCGTGGGTATTTGAGGAAATTCGGCCTTTGCCGTATATGTTTTAGAATGTTGGCACTACAGGGGAAAGTCCCCGGTGTGGTAAAATCAAGTTGGTAG
- the rplE gene encoding 50S ribosomal protein L5, which produces MDVRMRDKYVKEIVPKLMKDFSYKNIMQVPRLTKVVLNVGLGEAIQDIKLLDAAQKELEAISGQKSVVTKAKKSIAGFKLRKGMPIGCMVTLRGDMMYEFLDRFITLSLPRIRDFKGISGKSFDGRGNFSTGVREQFIFPEIDYDKVNTVHGLNIVMCSTARNDKECKALLKEFGMPFRD; this is translated from the coding sequence ATGGATGTGCGGATGAGGGATAAATACGTAAAGGAAATAGTACCTAAGTTGATGAAGGACTTTTCATATAAAAACATAATGCAGGTACCGCGTCTTACCAAGGTGGTGCTAAATGTAGGACTTGGCGAGGCTATACAGGATATAAAACTTCTCGATGCAGCCCAGAAAGAGCTTGAAGCGATTTCCGGACAAAAGTCGGTTGTGACAAAAGCTAAGAAGTCTATAGCAGGGTTTAAGTTAAGAAAAGGAATGCCAATAGGCTGTATGGTAACGCTGCGCGGGGATATGATGTACGAGTTTCTGGACAGATTTATAACGCTCTCGTTACCGAGAATCAGGGATTTTAAGGGTATATCCGGTAAGTCTTTTGACGGACGAGGCAATTTCTCAACAGGGGTCAGAGAGCAGTTTATCTTTCCCGAGATAGATTACGATAAAGTTAACACAGTCCACGGACTAAACATAGTTATGTGTTCAACGGCAAGAAACGACAAGGAGTGCAAGGCACTGCTCAAAGAGTTTGGAATGCCCTTTAGGGATTAA
- a CDS encoding 50S ribosomal protein L24 — MGLSIKKEDTVIVLTGKEKGKRGRVIKSLPDKDSVLIENVNIIKKHMKPNKKYTQGGIIEKEFPLHISKVMLLCSRCSKPTRVGTIVLEGGKKVRVCKKCKEVMD, encoded by the coding sequence ATGGGACTTAGCATAAAAAAAGAAGACACAGTTATTGTGTTAACAGGCAAAGAAAAGGGGAAAAGAGGCCGTGTTATAAAGAGCCTGCCCGATAAAGACAGTGTGTTAATAGAAAATGTCAATATAATAAAGAAACACATGAAGCCAAATAAGAAATATACTCAAGGTGGCATAATAGAGAAGGAGTTCCCGCTGCATATATCAAAAGTGATGCTCTTGTGCAGCCGTTGCAGCAAACCAACCAGAGTGGGCACTATAGTGCTTGAGGGTGGTAAGAAGGTCAGGGTTTGCAAGAAATGCAAGGAGGTTATGGATTAA
- the rplN gene encoding 50S ribosomal protein L14: MIQVETVLDVADNSGAKKVQCIKVLGGYKKRYARIGDIIVVSVKEAIPLSNVKKGSVAKAVVVRTRKETRRADGTYIRFQQNAAVLINAALEPVGTRIFGPVARELRWKEFTKIISLAPEVL; the protein is encoded by the coding sequence ATGATACAGGTTGAGACGGTGTTGGATGTGGCGGATAATTCCGGAGCCAAAAAAGTCCAATGTATAAAAGTGCTTGGCGGATATAAGAAGCGGTACGCCCGTATAGGCGATATAATCGTGGTAAGTGTAAAGGAGGCGATACCGTTAAGTAACGTTAAAAAGGGCTCAGTCGCCAAAGCTGTTGTTGTTAGAACCCGTAAAGAGACAAGGCGGGCTGATGGTACATATATAAGGTTTCAACAAAATGCTGCGGTTTTAATTAATGCGGCTCTTGAACCTGTAGGGACACGTATATTTGGCCCTGTGGCAAGGGAATTAAGGTGGAAGGAATTTACTAAAATAATATCACTGGCGCCAGAGGTATTGTAA
- the rpsQ gene encoding 30S ribosomal protein S17, translating to MPKKLYTGDVISDKMDKTVTVAITSLYQHPLYKKTMKHTLKVKAHDEKNMCKVGDTVSVVESKPISKTKRWVVVNKQENKEHTDDTG from the coding sequence ATGCCTAAGAAGCTTTATACCGGAGATGTGATTAGCGATAAGATGGACAAGACTGTGACAGTTGCCATAACGTCCTTATACCAGCATCCGCTCTATAAAAAGACAATGAAACACACGTTAAAGGTCAAAGCACATGACGAAAAGAACATGTGTAAGGTAGGCGATACGGTGTCGGTGGTGGAGAGCAAACCTATCAGTAAGACAAAACGGTGGGTAGTAGTAAATAAACAGGAAAACAAGGAGCACACTGATGATACAGGTTGA
- the rpmC gene encoding 50S ribosomal protein L29: MVKERELRKELFNLRFQSATGEIQNPMRCKAVRKDIARVLTIKTQLKAGKRNA, translated from the coding sequence ATGGTAAAAGAGCGGGAACTGAGGAAGGAGCTTTTCAATCTCAGGTTTCAAAGCGCAACCGGCGAGATACAAAACCCAATGCGGTGTAAAGCCGTACGAAAGGACATTGCAAGGGTGTTGACTATAAAAACACAACTTAAGGCGGGAAAAAGAAATGCCTAA
- the rplP gene encoding 50S ribosomal protein L16, with amino-acid sequence MLMPKKVKYRKMMKGNMNGKAMRGSEVSFGEFGLKALEPGWISSRQIESARVAITRYAKRGCKLWIRIFPDKPITKKPAETRMGKGKGNLEYWVAVIKPGRVLYEVSGVTEEIAKEAMRLASFKLPISTKFVRREEAVI; translated from the coding sequence ATGTTGATGCCTAAGAAGGTAAAATACAGAAAGATGATGAAGGGTAATATGAATGGTAAGGCCATGCGCGGCTCAGAGGTCTCGTTTGGTGAATTTGGCCTTAAAGCTCTTGAACCTGGCTGGATAAGCAGCAGACAAATTGAATCTGCCAGAGTGGCTATTACCAGATATGCTAAGAGAGGCTGTAAGCTATGGATAAGGATTTTTCCTGATAAGCCTATAACTAAAAAGCCTGCTGAGACAAGAATGGGTAAAGGAAAGGGTAATCTTGAGTACTGGGTGGCTGTGATAAAACCCGGCAGGGTGCTCTATGAAGTATCCGGTGTAACTGAGGAGATAGCAAAAGAAGCCATGCGACTGGCCTCATTTAAGCTTCCTATATCTACTAAATTTGTACGGCGAGAGGAGGCTGTGATTTGA
- the rpsC gene encoding 30S ribosomal protein S3: protein MGQKTHPIGNRLGIIKTWDSKWYSKSAYAQQLHEDLKLQQYIKEKLYHSGISKVEIERAGQKIKIIIHTARPGIIIGKKGIEVENLKKAIESSITKQVSIDIKEIRKPELDAQLVAENIGMQIEKRVAYRRAMKKSVLSSIRFGALGVKIACAGRLSGAEIARTEWYKEGRVPLHTFRADIDYGTARAKTTYGIIGVKVWIYKGDVLPETKGAA, encoded by the coding sequence TTGGGCCAGAAGACACATCCCATAGGTAACAGACTAGGAATTATAAAGACGTGGGATTCTAAGTGGTACAGTAAGAGTGCTTATGCCCAGCAATTGCATGAGGATTTAAAGTTACAGCAGTATATAAAGGAAAAGTTGTACCATTCAGGTATAAGTAAGGTTGAAATTGAGCGTGCCGGACAGAAGATAAAGATCATAATACACACGGCGCGTCCCGGAATAATCATTGGAAAGAAGGGTATTGAGGTAGAAAACCTCAAAAAAGCTATTGAGTCATCTATTACAAAGCAAGTGAGCATTGATATAAAAGAAATTCGAAAACCAGAACTTGACGCTCAATTGGTAGCGGAAAATATAGGAATGCAGATTGAAAAGCGTGTGGCATACCGCAGGGCTATGAAAAAATCAGTTTTGTCTTCTATTCGGTTCGGTGCTCTGGGAGTAAAGATAGCCTGTGCAGGACGTCTTTCAGGAGCAGAAATAGCACGTACCGAGTGGTATAAAGAAGGGCGTGTGCCACTTCATACATTCAGGGCTGATATTGACTATGGCACAGCACGTGCAAAGACAACGTATGGGATAATTGGCGTAAAGGTGTGGATTTATAAAGGTGATGTGCTGCCGGAGACAAAGGGCGCAGCCTGA
- the rplV gene encoding 50S ribosomal protein L22, whose translation MESKALLRYARITPQKARRVVRLIAGKRAQEAMTMLEYMPYRGAVLIKKLLKSAMANAEQHDVADPDNMKLLRVYVDEGPMMRRIMPRAMGRANVIKKKTSHITVVLSE comes from the coding sequence ATGGAATCAAAAGCACTATTACGGTATGCACGTATTACGCCGCAGAAGGCGCGGCGAGTTGTAAGGCTGATAGCCGGTAAGAGGGCTCAGGAGGCCATGACGATGTTAGAGTACATGCCCTACAGAGGGGCAGTGCTAATAAAAAAGCTGCTGAAATCGGCAATGGCAAATGCTGAGCAACATGATGTCGCAGACCCTGACAATATGAAGCTTCTGCGTGTGTATGTCGATGAGGGGCCTATGATGAGGCGCATTATGCCGCGGGCAATGGGCAGGGCTAATGTAATCAAGAAAAAAACGAGCCACATAACAGTGGTTCTATCAGAGTGA
- the rpsS gene encoding 30S ribosomal protein S19, translating into MPRSVKKGPFVEEKLLFKITKLQESGEKKIVKTWSRRSTIVPEFIGYTFAVYNGKKFIPVYVTENMIGHKLGEFSPTRTFKGHSGADKSAKTAKSTSVKGK; encoded by the coding sequence ATGCCCAGGTCAGTAAAAAAAGGTCCGTTTGTAGAGGAAAAGTTGCTGTTTAAGATAACGAAATTACAAGAAAGCGGCGAGAAGAAGATTGTTAAAACATGGTCAAGGCGCTCAACCATAGTGCCTGAGTTTATCGGTTATACGTTTGCAGTTTATAATGGTAAAAAGTTTATACCGGTATATGTGACAGAAAATATGATAGGTCATAAGCTTGGTGAGTTTTCCCCGACGCGGACTTTCAAGGGGCATTCTGGTGCTGATAAATCTGCAAAAACAGCAAAATCTACTTCGGTAAAAGGTAAATAA
- the rplB gene encoding 50S ribosomal protein L2, giving the protein MGVRRYKPTSAGRRFQTVSDFDNVTAEKPYKPLTAPVKKAGGRNNTGRVTAWHRGGGTKRQYRIIDFKRDKTGIAAKVETIEYDPNRTARIALLKYKDGERRYIILPMGLNVNDDVMSGAEAEIKPGNALKLKDIPIGTVIHNVELKPGQGGKLIRGAGGQAQLVAKDKGYAQVKLTSGEVRLVPMECMATIGQVGNAEHENISIGKAGRNRLKGKRPIVRGVAMNPIDHPLGGGEGKSSGGRPPCTPWGTPEGIKTRKNKRTDKFVVRRRK; this is encoded by the coding sequence ATGGGAGTAAGAAGATATAAACCGACATCGGCAGGCAGACGTTTTCAGACTGTTTCAGATTTTGATAATGTAACTGCAGAAAAGCCCTATAAGCCATTGACTGCTCCGGTGAAGAAAGCTGGCGGTAGAAACAACACAGGCCGTGTTACGGCATGGCACAGAGGTGGAGGCACAAAAAGACAGTACAGAATAATTGACTTTAAAAGGGATAAGACAGGAATTGCTGCAAAGGTAGAAACCATTGAGTATGATCCAAACAGGACAGCAAGAATAGCTCTGCTAAAGTATAAAGACGGTGAAAGACGCTATATAATTTTGCCTATGGGTTTAAATGTCAACGATGACGTAATGAGTGGTGCCGAGGCAGAGATCAAGCCAGGTAATGCTCTGAAACTAAAAGATATTCCAATAGGCACAGTAATTCACAATGTGGAGTTAAAGCCTGGTCAGGGCGGCAAATTAATAAGAGGTGCCGGAGGACAGGCTCAGTTAGTGGCAAAAGATAAAGGGTATGCCCAGGTGAAGTTAACCAGCGGTGAGGTAAGGCTGGTACCTATGGAATGTATGGCAACTATAGGACAGGTTGGCAATGCTGAACACGAAAACATATCCATTGGTAAGGCAGGGCGGAACAGGTTGAAAGGTAAGAGACCTATAGTAAGAGGTGTTGCCATGAACCCGATAGATCATCCGCTTGGTGGCGGCGAAGGTAAGAGTTCCGGCGGCAGGCCGCCTTGTACGCCATGGGGTACGCCTGAGGGGATTAAAACAAGGAAAAACAAACGCACTGACAAGTTTGTTGTCAGGAGAAGGAAATAA
- the rplW gene encoding 50S ribosomal protein L23 → MKDAYTIIKRPMFTEKGTFIKELNGKLLIEVDMSSNKIEIKRAFEEIFKVKVVKVSTITQPGKWKKYGKSIGMTQTIKKAIVTLGKGEKLDFIEGV, encoded by the coding sequence ATGAAGGACGCATACACGATAATTAAAAGGCCCATGTTTACGGAGAAGGGTACCTTTATTAAAGAGCTAAACGGTAAGCTTTTGATTGAGGTTGATATGTCTTCTAATAAGATAGAGATAAAGAGGGCATTTGAGGAGATTTTTAAGGTCAAGGTGGTTAAAGTGTCAACAATAACACAGCCTGGCAAGTGGAAAAAGTATGGTAAGTCTATAGGTATGACTCAGACGATAAAGAAAGCCATAGTTACACTTGGAAAAGGCGAAAAGTTAGACTTTATAGAAGGTGTTTAA
- the rplD gene encoding 50S ribosomal protein L4: MLEIEIRDKNNNKMESMALPEDVFGLESRPDILHDVVKNYLANQRQGTHATKTRGMVSGGGKKPWKQKHTGRARHGSIRSPLWKGGGTVFGPQPRDYSYKVNKKLRRLAVRLALSEKSSTGNIFILDAFQIAKPKTKEVLEILKNIGLVDKKVLIVVPEKDDTLVLSSRNIVGVKVVRVQDINTYDIINHEFLLLTKDALNSVKGLNDEGRIHDN, translated from the coding sequence ATGTTAGAGATTGAGATAAGAGATAAAAATAATAATAAAATGGAAAGTATGGCACTGCCTGAGGATGTTTTTGGCCTTGAGTCCAGACCTGATATTTTACACGACGTTGTGAAAAATTATCTGGCAAATCAAAGGCAGGGAACCCATGCAACAAAGACCAGAGGTATGGTAAGTGGCGGCGGAAAAAAGCCGTGGAAGCAGAAACACACCGGACGGGCAAGACATGGCAGTATCAGGTCACCGCTTTGGAAAGGCGGCGGAACAGTTTTTGGCCCGCAGCCAAGGGATTATTCCTACAAAGTAAATAAGAAGCTGCGCCGTCTTGCTGTAAGGCTTGCTCTGTCAGAAAAAAGCAGCACTGGCAATATATTTATACTAGATGCTTTTCAGATAGCAAAGCCAAAAACTAAAGAGGTCCTGGAGATACTAAAAAATATAGGTCTTGTGGATAAAAAAGTACTGATAGTGGTGCCTGAAAAGGACGACACACTTGTGCTTTCCTCAAGAAATATAGTGGGCGTTAAGGTGGTCAGGGTACAAGACATCAATACTTATGATATTATAAACCATGAATTTTTGTTATTAACAAAAGACGCACTAAATTCAGTAAAAGGGTTAAACGATGAAGGACGCATACACGATAATTAA